From one Candidatus Omnitrophota bacterium genomic stretch:
- a CDS encoding tetratricopeptide repeat protein: protein MSRNSISAIFLLFTAVFAIYGPSCIPSEAWAQDKEKMDRAISLYQHENFEEALILLKDMREEDEGSSAVAYYLGLTYKKLQDFEEARANLEAAAKLRPPIDNAIPELIDVLYQCNETDEAKRWIDRAEKGSVAPAQVALLKGLVLLREKKDIDKAVASLDRAAELDGSLARTATYYKGIAYMETKKLADAKEMFRQIVIKDPATDMAAFANEYVEAITRKEDAERPFRGNVGTALQYDDNVILKPGDDSLASDIDNQGDWRNVYTCQGEYNFRPSDYFNVKGGGSFYYAKQFDLGFYDTLSADLSLYPAFFIDEIMVGFPVHYNYVRINDKHYLDLLGLSNVNNVMLGRDNMVQLAFQHNRKYYKWPVTYDNDSRDANEYLGSLGWFYFFTKKRDGFVQVRYALNYERAKGSNWTYCGNRFTVGATTPLSKKIRWSIVGDYFRQDFVKGNTIYEKHRSDDILTISNMVAIEVFKGLDIQLQHIFVDDAATIGIYKYKRNIYSAGVQYRF from the coding sequence ATGAGCAGAAACAGCATATCGGCTATTTTTTTACTCTTTACCGCAGTCTTCGCTATCTACGGTCCCTCCTGCATCCCCTCCGAAGCATGGGCCCAGGATAAAGAGAAGATGGACAGGGCGATATCGCTCTACCAGCACGAGAATTTCGAAGAGGCCCTCATATTGCTGAAAGATATGAGAGAAGAGGATGAGGGCTCGTCTGCCGTTGCCTACTACCTGGGATTGACATACAAAAAACTCCAGGATTTTGAAGAGGCGCGAGCCAACCTCGAAGCTGCGGCCAAACTCCGGCCCCCGATCGATAACGCCATCCCCGAGCTTATAGACGTCCTTTATCAATGCAATGAGACGGATGAGGCGAAGAGATGGATCGACAGGGCCGAGAAAGGGTCCGTGGCGCCTGCCCAGGTCGCCCTCCTGAAAGGGCTCGTCTTATTGAGGGAGAAGAAGGATATCGATAAGGCGGTCGCGTCTCTCGACCGGGCGGCGGAACTGGACGGCTCGCTGGCCAGGACCGCAACCTACTATAAGGGCATCGCCTATATGGAGACGAAAAAACTGGCCGATGCCAAGGAGATGTTCCGCCAGATCGTCATAAAGGACCCGGCGACCGATATGGCCGCTTTCGCAAATGAGTACGTTGAGGCCATCACGAGAAAAGAGGACGCCGAGAGGCCCTTCCGCGGGAACGTCGGGACGGCGCTCCAATACGACGACAACGTCATATTGAAACCGGGCGATGATTCGCTCGCGTCGGACATAGACAACCAGGGCGACTGGCGAAATGTCTATACCTGCCAGGGGGAATATAATTTCAGGCCGTCGGATTATTTTAATGTGAAGGGCGGGGGTTCTTTCTATTATGCAAAACAGTTCGACCTCGGGTTTTACGACACACTGAGCGCCGACCTGTCGCTCTATCCCGCCTTCTTCATAGATGAGATTATGGTGGGTTTCCCGGTCCATTACAACTACGTCAGGATAAACGATAAACATTACCTGGACCTGCTGGGATTGAGCAATGTGAACAATGTGATGCTCGGCAGGGACAATATGGTCCAGCTTGCCTTCCAGCATAACAGGAAATACTACAAATGGCCGGTCACATATGATAACGATTCGAGGGACGCCAATGAGTACCTTGGGTCCCTGGGATGGTTCTATTTCTTCACCAAAAAGCGGGACGGGTTCGTGCAGGTGCGCTACGCGCTGAATTACGAACGCGCCAAGGGCAGCAACTGGACATACTGCGGGAACCGGTTCACCGTCGGCGCGACCACTCCCCTCTCAAAGAAGATAAGGTGGAGCATAGTCGGCGACTATTTCCGGCAGGACTTTGTGAAGGGGAACACCATATATGAGAAACATCGCAGTGACGATATCCTGACGATATCCAATATGGTGGCGATAGAGGTCTTCAAAGGTCTCGATATCCAGCTTCAGCACATATTCGTAGATGACGCCGCCACCATCGGGATATACAAATATAAGAGGAACATATACAGCGCCGGGGTCCAGTACAGGTTCTGA
- a CDS encoding DUF2062 domain-containing protein: MLSFINIPAKVIGILEANISPREIAAGVCLAVFLGFVPLNGPMALLLAVFFFVFRINRVATLLTLPLFKTLYILGASRLTDAAGTAILEKAQWLDGFFRWLTHLPVIAYLDLNNTLIAGGLAVSLAFSIPAYFVSKKASAVLISAYSARMKDSAFAKWASGIKMAGLMGPDAAATLKNVQVRVKQTLIGKIRRAMSKPGKPKSAFLKRINVAGIAVIITLLAAFHLGVGFFISPALSSFIVDNLNRYTPARITVDKVNIWPLTLSFSLKGMKVFDPEKEGMRIAKADLAVIRVSPLALLSRRMVFSDISMTGAEIDVEGTADGSFNISRLAVPKSGAAKTGADFEWRALMQKKDWFGKIYGSVRKRFSKKGQEKIKEDRKKAREVTVTTEALPKGKLVKFRTAKDLYLFEIRRLDIRGARINVKANGRTAELDKADIRMTRLAYDPENGMALDLLDMRGVIKRGGVPAGGFDIFFSKNFNRDVPTAVFRVELKDVDMTAVSFIYEDSLPVRVEKGIITLGSRTSVTGDAIASRNEIHLRDHSVSPKPGGSPTMGLIPISAVCDAVNHVNPLTLKFDIGGTVERPEFGSFQESLMALIKPYITDFQEKIKNEGLRMLDNLLKKKGDGQ, from the coding sequence ATGCTCTCATTCATCAATATCCCGGCAAAGGTAATAGGCATCCTGGAGGCGAACATATCCCCCCGCGAGATAGCCGCAGGCGTGTGCCTCGCCGTCTTCCTGGGGTTCGTCCCGCTGAACGGGCCTATGGCGCTCCTCCTTGCCGTCTTCTTCTTCGTCTTCAGGATAAACCGCGTCGCCACTCTCCTGACCCTCCCGTTATTCAAGACCCTGTATATTTTAGGGGCAAGCCGGCTTACCGATGCGGCTGGGACCGCCATCCTGGAGAAGGCGCAATGGCTCGACGGTTTTTTCAGGTGGCTTACCCATCTGCCGGTGATAGCGTATCTCGATCTGAATAATACGCTCATAGCCGGGGGGCTCGCGGTATCGCTGGCGTTCTCTATACCGGCTTATTTTGTCTCCAAAAAGGCAAGCGCCGTCCTGATATCCGCATATTCCGCGCGGATGAAAGATTCGGCGTTCGCGAAGTGGGCGTCCGGCATAAAGATGGCGGGCCTGATGGGCCCGGACGCGGCCGCCACATTGAAGAACGTCCAGGTCCGGGTAAAACAGACATTGATAGGGAAGATCAGGCGGGCGATGTCGAAGCCCGGGAAGCCGAAGAGCGCCTTCCTTAAACGCATTAACGTTGCCGGCATTGCGGTCATCATAACTCTGCTTGCCGCCTTCCACCTGGGTGTGGGATTTTTTATAAGCCCCGCCCTAAGTTCGTTCATCGTGGATAACCTGAACAGATATACCCCCGCCAGGATAACGGTAGATAAAGTGAATATCTGGCCGTTGACCTTATCCTTCTCGCTGAAAGGCATGAAAGTATTCGACCCCGAAAAGGAAGGGATGCGCATAGCAAAGGCGGACCTCGCCGTTATAAGGGTGAGCCCGCTTGCCCTCCTTTCCAGGAGGATGGTATTCTCCGATATAAGTATGACCGGCGCCGAGATCGATGTGGAGGGGACGGCGGACGGCAGTTTCAATATAAGCCGCCTGGCCGTTCCGAAAAGCGGGGCCGCGAAGACCGGGGCCGACTTTGAATGGCGCGCGCTCATGCAGAAGAAGGACTGGTTCGGCAAGATCTATGGATCCGTAAGAAAGCGTTTCTCTAAAAAGGGCCAGGAGAAGATAAAGGAAGACCGCAAGAAGGCGAGGGAGGTGACCGTGACCACGGAAGCGCTCCCCAAAGGCAAGCTCGTAAAATTCAGGACGGCGAAGGACCTCTATCTTTTTGAGATAAGACGGCTCGATATAAGGGGTGCGCGTATAAACGTGAAAGCGAACGGCCGGACGGCGGAACTGGATAAGGCCGATATACGCATGACCCGTCTCGCCTATGATCCCGAGAACGGTATGGCTTTGGACTTACTTGATATGAGAGGGGTCATAAAGAGAGGCGGTGTTCCCGCAGGCGGGTTCGATATCTTCTTTTCAAAAAATTTTAACAGAGATGTCCCCACGGCCGTCTTCAGGGTCGAATTGAAAGACGTGGATATGACCGCCGTTAGTTTCATATACGAGGACTCGCTGCCCGTGCGCGTGGAGAAGGGTATCATAACGCTTGGGTCCAGGACGTCCGTCACCGGTGACGCGATCGCTTCGCGTAATGAGATCCATCTGAGGGACCACTCCGTCTCGCCGAAGCCGGGGGGCAGTCCAACGATGGGCCTGATACCGATATCGGCCGTGTGCGATGCGGTGAACCACGTAAACCCGCTGACGCTCAAATTCGACATAGGGGGGACCGTCGAAAGGCCGGAATTCGGCTCCTTCCAGGAATCGCTGATGGCCCTGATAAAGCCGTACATCACGGACTTCCAGGAGAAGATAAAGAACGAAGGCCTCAGGATGCTGGATAACCTGCTCAAGAAAAAAGGTGACGGGCAGTAA
- a CDS encoding lysophospholipid acyltransferase family protein, with product MRFIISILIWVVGAVITAAAFIASLALSIAPFPLPNRRKLVHAQCFWWADALVALNPFWSLSVEGLENIDHDKTYVIVANHQSLADIIIVYKTHMYFKWVAKKSLLRVPFIGGLLWVNDHILLSRGDFGSIKEVYREASERLRAGISVLFFPEGTRSGTDEMSEFLNGAFKLAIKESKPVLPVFIGGTREAIPKGGWVFKTKVSARLVVFPPIDISGYKTADYAVLRDLVRDKLKKAALQ from the coding sequence ATGAGATTCATTATATCTATATTGATATGGGTCGTAGGCGCTGTCATTACGGCCGCCGCATTTATCGCGAGCCTGGCGCTCTCTATAGCCCCATTTCCGCTCCCGAACAGGAGGAAGCTGGTCCACGCACAGTGTTTCTGGTGGGCGGATGCCCTGGTGGCGTTGAACCCGTTCTGGTCTCTCAGCGTAGAGGGGCTGGAAAATATCGACCATGATAAGACATATGTGATAGTCGCCAACCACCAGAGCCTTGCCGACATCATCATAGTATATAAGACGCATATGTATTTCAAGTGGGTGGCCAAGAAGAGCCTTTTGAGGGTGCCTTTCATAGGGGGACTGCTCTGGGTCAATGATCATATCCTGCTCTCCAGGGGGGACTTCGGCAGTATAAAGGAGGTCTATAGAGAGGCCTCCGAGCGGCTCAGGGCCGGTATATCCGTCTTATTTTTCCCGGAAGGGACGCGCAGCGGCACGGACGAGATGAGCGAATTCCTGAACGGGGCTTTTAAGCTGGCCATAAAGGAGTCCAAGCCGGTCCTCCCCGTCTTCATAGGCGGCACCAGGGAAGCGATCCCGAAAGGCGGCTGGGTCTTTAAGACGAAGGTATCGGCGCGCCTGGTAGTATTCCCTCCCATCGATATATCCGGCTACAAGACCGCCGACTACGCCGTCCTGAGAGACCTGGTGCGCGATAAATTAAAAAAGGCCGCTTTGCAGTAA